The genome window GAGCGCCAACGCAGTTCCATACCAGTTGAGGCAACGATGTATCTGTCCCATTCATTGCCCATTGTTTTGGAGTCGATATTGAAACCGGAGTCCACAAAGGGCACCAGAGCCAGACCCAGATCCTTCTGGAAGGTCCAGATGTATTCAAGGTTGGCCACGGCCATGCGGTCGCCGCCGATCTGTTCGCCGCCGTACTTGTAGTCGCGTGGTGAAAGGTCGGAATAGGTGTAACCGCGGATGGTGTCCATACCGCCAACCCAGAAGCGTTCGAATACGGGTACCTCATCACTGGTGTTCTGGAATACGCCGCCTACACGACCACGCAGGTGAACCGTGTTTTGCGGGTTGAATGACCAGAAACCTTGCCAGTCAGCCACGGACTTGATGAAGTTGTCTGTGCCGCCAAGACCGCCGCCGCCGTATTCAGCCCAGAGGCGTGCGATTGTGCCCTTGGTGGGACGTTCCTTGTTGTCGGTAGTGTCGCGCAGGATGCGGCCTGAAACGGCGCTTGTCCAGTTGATGCCTTTGTAGTTTCTGATGTAGGGCGAACTGTTGTCGTTTACGTCGTAGAGATTATAGCGTTCCAGGCGGTAGCCAGCGCCAACAGACGTGTATTCGCCAATGGGGTAGCCAAAGCGGATAGTGTCACCAATGGTATCCTTGGTGAAGTTGTCCCAGTAGTCGTGCGTGTAGTAGATGTCGTTGCCGAAAGAAAGGTCGGTATCGTACACGCGCGGGTTGGTGAAGGACAGGGTGCCCGACGTACGGCGCCAGGAGAAGAAGCCCTGCAGCTGCAACCAGTAACCACGGCCAAAGAGGTTACGCTCCATAATCGAGGCGCTGACGCCCACGTCGTAGTAGCTGGAGTAGCCGATACCGCCCATGATGGCGCCGGTGTTGGCTTCCTTGACCTTAACCTTGAGGTCGACTTCGTCTTCCTGCCCGGTGGGGATAATCTCCATATCCACAGCACCGAAGTAACGCAGGCGGTTCAGGCGTTCGTTAGAGCGGCGCAGTTTGGCGCCTTCATACATATCGCCGTCACCCAGGCGCATTTCGCGCAGGATCACGTTGTCGCGTGTTTTGGTGTTGCCTTCAACCATCAGGCGGCGGATGAAGACCTTCTGCTTTTTATTGACGAGATAGCCCACGTCCACCTGATCGCTGCCGTCGTCGGCCTTGATCAGCTTGGTGTCCACTTCAGCAAAAGCGTAGCCGTAGTCGGCATAGTGGTCGGTCAGGCGCTTGGAGTCTTCCTGCATGACGGTGAGGGAGAAGAACTTGTTGGACTTCTGCCAGTCATCCATCTGCACAACTTCAAGCATTTTGTCTTCGCTGTCGATGACGTCGCCCGCAAAGACCACGTTGCGGATGGTGTAGCGGGGGCCTTCATTTACCGTAAAGGTCACGTAGATGCCGTCATCGCGGTAATCCACCTGGGGCGCGCCCACCTGGATATCAACATACCCTTCGTTGAGGCCATAGGCGGCGATGGCGTTGGTATCGCGCTCAAGATATTCTTCCTTGAGAACGCCGGAGCCGGTCAGCCACGAAAAAATACCGCGCGGCTTGAGCGCCATGTACTTATCAAGGTCGCCCTGGCTCAGGTTCTTGAGTCCGTCAATTTTCACTTCTTTGACGTAAAGCTTGTTGCCTTCGTCCACATTGATGACGAGCACGGCACCACGGCCGCCCTGGCGGTCTTCGAGGCGGTAGTTGACCTTGGCGAGATAGTAGCCTTCCTTGCGGTAGAGCTCGGTAATCTTTTGCAGGTCGTCGGAAAGAACCTGTTCGTTAAGCACGTTACCGCTTCTTGTGCCCATAGCTGCAAGAACGTCGTCTTTTTTGATGTCCTTGGAACCCTCTACCACGATGTTGTCGATGCGGGGTTTTTCCACAACAGTAAAGACGAGCACATTGCCTTCAAGGCTGGCCTGCACGTCGCTGAAATATCCCATTTCCCAGATGCGCTTCACTTCTTCGTTGATGGCGTGGGCATCAGGGGTGTCGCCTTTGCGGATAGTCAGGCGCATGAGCACGGTGTCCGGGTCCATGACGTTCATGCCGCGCACCTGCACGTCAGACAAGCCGCCCTTGGCGGCGGCCGGAGCGCCCATGGGCACAAAGCCCGGACCATTGTCTGCCTGCTGGGCGACAGGGGCGGCGTTGGCCTTCGTCATTTCTGCAGCGCGGCTTGCAAGGGCGCTGGCACAGTCGCCGAGGGCAACCAGAGTATTGCGTTCAAAGCCTGCGGGCACCGCTTCGCCCTGCTGCACAGGAACGAGGCGTGTATCCATATTGAAGCCGTCGCCAAGCTGGTTGAAGCTGCCATAGATGACAAGCTGCGCACCTGCCTGACGGCCCAGCGCGCGCGCGGTGGCGAGGTCGATGTTCTCACCGCTGCTCTGCTGCAACTGGCGCGCGGTGTTCATAGGCACCACGCTCATGCCGTTTTGCTTTAATTGATCGGCAATGATCTGAGGCACGTCGCGGGCGGCATTGGGCATTTCAGGACCGGCATTGACCTGAAAAGGCAGGACAAGCACAAGCGGCCCCTGAGCGGCCCCGGCTTCTTGGGGCAAAAGCTGTACAGCGCAAACCAGAGCGGTGACGCAGAGGATGTTAGACAGAAGATTACGCAACATTTTTTTCATACAGTGTCCCCGCTTTCAGTTCCAGAGTGCGGCCCATACCTGCGGCCAGCTCTCGATTGTGCGTCACGACCACCAGGGTCATGCCCAGTTCGCGGTTAAGTTCGTTCATAAGTGTGCCCACCTGCGCTCCGGTACCTTCGTCCAGATTGCCGGTGGGCTCGTCGGCCAGCAGAACCCGCGGGCGCATCAGCACTGCGCGGGCAATGGCCACCCTCTGCCTTTCACCGCCAGAAAGCGTGGAAATCTTGCTTTCCATACGAGCCGAAAGGCCCACGCGTTCGAGCATTTCGCGGGCCTTGGTCATGATGACGGACTGGCGTTCGCCGCCGATAATGGCCGGCATGGCCACGTTTTCCACTGCCGAAAATTCCGGCAAGAGATGATGAAACTGAAAAACGAAGCCCAGCGTTCTATTGCGGAATGCCGCCTTCTGGTCGGGCGTCATGTGTGCCATGTCCTGCCCGTCAAAAAAGACAGCGCCCGTACTTGGAGTATCAAGAGCACCCATAAGATGCAATAGGGTGCTTTTGCCGGAGCCGGAAGCTCCCACTATGGCCAGAGCTTCACCTTCTTCTACAACCAGGCTGATATCCTTGAGAATCTCAAGAGTTTCGCCCGGGGCAGAAAACACTTTGCCCACTTGTGAAAATTTATAGAGTGCGGACATGGCTACTCGTAGCGCAGAGCTTCCGCCGGTTCAAGGCGGGCGGCCTGACGCGCCGGGTAAAGGGTGGCCAAAAAGCACAGCAGCATGGCACTGGCCCCGACAATAAGCACGTCGGTGACAGTGATGCTGATGGGCAGATGGTCAAGCGTATACACGTTTTCAGGCAGCTTGATAAACTGGTAGCGCTTGAGCAGCCAGCCTAGTGAAAGTCCAAAAGCATACCCAAGCAAGGTTCCCACAACGCCAATGATACTGCCTTGAAGCATGAAAATACGGCGTATCATGCCGCGGGTAGCGCCCATTGACATCATGATGGCGATGTCGCGCGTTTTTTCCATTACCAGCATGACAAGGGTCGTCACGATGGAAAATGAACCTATAAGTACCACCATTGTCAACAAGATGAACATTCCGATTTTTTCCAGCTTGAGGGCTGCAAAAAGATTGGCGTTCATTTCCATCCACGAGCGCACATAAAAGGGCGAGCCAAGCTCGGTAGCGACGCGTGTGGAAGTTTGGTCTGCCTTGAAAAGATCGTCAACGGTGAGTTCCACGCCAGACAGATATTTTTCCGGCAGGCCCAGAACATCGCGGGCTGCGCCCAGGCTTACGAAGGCCAGCGACGAATCGTACTCAAACATGCCTGTTTTGAATATGCCCACCACTTCAAAGGGGCGAATGCGCGGCGCGTAGCCCGAAGCTGTTTTTTGCCCGGAGGGCGAAAGCAGGTTCACGCGGCTGCCTTCGGCAAGGCCCAGCCTTTTGGCCAGCTCTTCACCAATGATGAGGCCGGGGGTTCCTTCTTTTTGCAGGTCTGCGGCAGAACCCGTGCGCATCTGGCGCAGCATGGAAAGCACATGAGGCCCGGATTCCGGGTCAATGCCCCGCAAAACAACGCCTTTAACGCCGTTGCCAGCAGACAGCATCACTTCTGTGTAGATAAAGGGGGTTGCCCCGGTGACACCTTTGACAGCGCGTACACGATCCAGCAGCCCGTCATCGTTCTCAAAGGCCGAAGGCAGGTAGGACATGACGATGGCGTGGGCATTGGCTCCCAAAATCTTGTCGCGCATATCGGTCGTAAGACCGTTATACACGCCAAGCACAACCACTAGCGCCCCTACGCCCAGGGCCACGCCCAGAATAGACATAAGAGATATTATATAGATGAAGGTCTGTTTACGCCTTGAAAAGAGGTAGCGCAAGGCTACGAATAGTTCGAACGACATTTGCGGCATAGTGGCCCAGCTTGATGGGATATTCAAGAGATTTTTTAGAGTCGTGTGGATTGTCGGCTGATTTTTGCCAGATCAGGCAGCTGTTTTCAGGTGAATTGTCAGTTGTTCCCAGAGCACAGGCTGCATTTCGCAAGCGTTTTGGCAGACTGTGGCGTGCACCCATTTGGTCAGTATCTTTGGGATCGTATAAATTCACATGGGGCTTTGCCCGCAAACTCAAGGCTTGTCAATGCCCGCACAAGAGTCTGGGACTTGTGAGAGGCATAGGGCGTTCACGCCGAACGCCGTGTGTTTTGCCGCGTGAAGCACCGTGCTATCTCTGTCTGAAATGCCCGTCCTGCGCGTTGAATCCCGCCATTACTGATATGGCGAGCGCCGGAATGGGCGGGCCTATATATTGAAGGGCCGTTGCCATAACTATACAAATGGCGTCATGTGCATGACCTGTTATGACAGATCCCTTTGAGCGGCTCTGCGGTGGAATGTTTTTCGCCATAAAGCTGAAAATAAAGAAAAATGACCATCTTCTTCAGGCGATCTTTATGTAGCTGTTATTGCGTAACACGCAGAGGCCGGAAACGAGTGTAGCGGGCGGCAGCGCTCCCCCTAGAGTGCACACAAGCCTTTTCAAAATTAAGATGCGCCGTGCAGGCGCAATCAGTCAAAAGAAGAGGGCCGTCCCTGATGGAACGGCCCTCTTGAATAGTCACGGCAAAAGCAGAGGCAACAGAGTTTGTAATTAAACTTCTGGCCGCAGCAGGGGGAAGAGGATGACCTCGCGGATGGAGGCACAGTCCGTCAGCAGCATGACCAGACGGTCAATGCCCACGCCCTGTCCGGCAGCCGGGGGCATGCCGTATTCAAGAGCGCGCAGGTAATCTTCGTCCATGCTGTGCGCTTCATCGTCGCCAGCTTCTTTTTCACGCACCTGATCTTCGAAGCGCAGGCGCTGGTCAACAGGGTCGTTGAGTTCGGAGAAGGCGTTGGACAGTTCGCGCCCGGTGATGAAAAGCTCAAAGCGGTCTGTCAGGCCGGGATTCTGGTCGTTGCGGCGCGACAGCGGCGAAATTTCCGTGGGGTAATGGTAGATAAAGTGCGGCTGAATCAGCTTGCCTTCAACATCAAGGTCAAAAAGTTTGGCGTGCAGCTTTTGCAGGCTTTCGCTGTCAGCGGCCTTTTCGCCACGCTGGCGAATGTAGTTCTGCACGCGGGTGTAGTCATTATAAAATTCCGGCTGATGCCCGCCAATAATGGTGAGGGAATCGTAGAAGCTCATGCGGGTCCACTTGCCGGGCGTGAGGTCGATCATCTCGCCCTGGTAGGGGACCACAGTCGTGCCGCACGCGCTTTGGGCAAGGTGGGCAAAAAGTTCTTCAGTAAGATCCATGAGGTCTTCAAACGTGGCGTAGGCCCAGTAAAATTCACACATGGTGAACTCGGGGTTGTGCCTTGTGTCGATGCCCTCGTTACGGAAGTTGCGGTTGAGCTCAAAAACCTTTTCAAAACCGCCCACCAGCAAGCGCTTGAGATACAGCTCCGGCGCGATGCGCATGAAGAGGCCGATGTCCAGAGCGTTGTGGTGCGTTTTGAACGGACGGGCCGTAGCGCCGCCAGCCAGGGGCTGCATCATGGGGGTTTCCACTTCCATGAAGCCACGGTCTTCCATAAAACGGCGGAATTCGCGCACGATAAGGCTGCGCTTTAAAAATATTTCGCGGGCGCGTGGCGTGACGATAAGGTCAACATAGCGCTGGCGGTAACGCGTTTCCATATCCTTGAGCCCGTGGTATTTTTCGGGCAGGGGACGCAGTGAGCGCGTGATAAGCTTGATTTTGCGGCAGGCAATGGTCAGTTCGCCTGTTTTGGTGCGGAACAAATGGCCGGAAACGCCGACGATGTCGCCGATATCCAGTTTTTTCACCAGAGAGTGCGTTTCTTCGTCCAGATGTTCGCGGGTGGCGTAACACTGAACACGGCCCGTCTGATCCATAATATGAAAGAAGGCCACCTTGCCGAAAGAGCGCAGTGAAACGATACGCCCGGCAAGGGCGACAACGTCTTCCTGGTTTTCGAGGGCTTCGCCTTCCAGCTCGCCGAACTTGTCCAGTACCCAGGAGATGGAGTGCTCTTTTCGAAAGTCATTGGGAAAGAGGGGCACGCCCGCATCCAGCAGGTCGCATGATTTGACCACACGGTTTTTCACAACTTCATTAAGCCCTTCACGGGCGGCGAAGCTTTCCAACATGGGCATGAAATAGCCCGCGTGCTGCGACTTGGTGCCTAGCTTGACGGTAGGCTTTTTATTTTTCTTTTCCCGATTTTCCACTGAAAAACTCCTGAGATGCCTAGTCTTAAAGGATTGTAAGGGTATGCCATTCGTTCAAAGGCGTCAAGGACGGTGTGGCAAAGCTTTTCAGCATTTTCCGTGGGCCTGTTCCCCCTTGAAGTTCGCGGAGGTTGCGTATATAGCAGTGCTTTCTGTGACAACATTCCGTCGGCACAGCCTACGATGCATTTCCGTAAGGATTACCTCATGCACAAGTACACAGCCTCCTTTCTGGGGCGCGACTGCCCTGGTGTGGTGGCCGCCGTCAGCCGTATTCTTGAAGAAAACGGCTGCAATATTGAAGAAGTGACTCAGACCATACTTTCTGGCGAGTTCGCCGCCATTTTTGTGGTGGCTGCCCCTGACGGAGTGGATGCTGAAAGCCTGCGCCAAAGACTGAGCGCCAGTCTTGCCGAAGCCAAGGTAGACTTGTCGGTGCTGGTACGTCCGGCCATCAAGGGACAGTGGGGCCAAAGCCTGCACTGTGAACCCTTTGTGGTCACTGCCGACGGCCCGGACAAGCCCGGCCTTATCGCGGCCATGAGCCGCGTGTTTGCCCGGCATGACGTAAATATTGAAAACCTCAAGGCCATACTGGGCGAAGACGGCACCAATCAGG of Desulfovibrio intestinalis contains these proteins:
- a CDS encoding ABC transporter ATP-binding protein → MSALYKFSQVGKVFSAPGETLEILKDISLVVEEGEALAIVGASGSGKSTLLHLMGALDTPSTGAVFFDGQDMAHMTPDQKAAFRNRTLGFVFQFHHLLPEFSAVENVAMPAIIGGERQSVIMTKAREMLERVGLSARMESKISTLSGGERQRVAIARAVLMRPRVLLADEPTGNLDEGTGAQVGTLMNELNRELGMTLVVVTHNRELAAGMGRTLELKAGTLYEKNVA
- the lysS gene encoding lysine--tRNA ligase, which translates into the protein MLESFAAREGLNEVVKNRVVKSCDLLDAGVPLFPNDFRKEHSISWVLDKFGELEGEALENQEDVVALAGRIVSLRSFGKVAFFHIMDQTGRVQCYATREHLDEETHSLVKKLDIGDIVGVSGHLFRTKTGELTIACRKIKLITRSLRPLPEKYHGLKDMETRYRQRYVDLIVTPRAREIFLKRSLIVREFRRFMEDRGFMEVETPMMQPLAGGATARPFKTHHNALDIGLFMRIAPELYLKRLLVGGFEKVFELNRNFRNEGIDTRHNPEFTMCEFYWAYATFEDLMDLTEELFAHLAQSACGTTVVPYQGEMIDLTPGKWTRMSFYDSLTIIGGHQPEFYNDYTRVQNYIRQRGEKAADSESLQKLHAKLFDLDVEGKLIQPHFIYHYPTEISPLSRRNDQNPGLTDRFELFITGRELSNAFSELNDPVDQRLRFEDQVREKEAGDDEAHSMDEDYLRALEYGMPPAAGQGVGIDRLVMLLTDCASIREVILFPLLRPEV
- the bamA gene encoding outer membrane protein assembly factor BamA; translated protein: MKKMLRNLLSNILCVTALVCAVQLLPQEAGAAQGPLVLVLPFQVNAGPEMPNAARDVPQIIADQLKQNGMSVVPMNTARQLQQSSGENIDLATARALGRQAGAQLVIYGSFNQLGDGFNMDTRLVPVQQGEAVPAGFERNTLVALGDCASALASRAAEMTKANAAPVAQQADNGPGFVPMGAPAAAKGGLSDVQVRGMNVMDPDTVLMRLTIRKGDTPDAHAINEEVKRIWEMGYFSDVQASLEGNVLVFTVVEKPRIDNIVVEGSKDIKKDDVLAAMGTRSGNVLNEQVLSDDLQKITELYRKEGYYLAKVNYRLEDRQGGRGAVLVINVDEGNKLYVKEVKIDGLKNLSQGDLDKYMALKPRGIFSWLTGSGVLKEEYLERDTNAIAAYGLNEGYVDIQVGAPQVDYRDDGIYVTFTVNEGPRYTIRNVVFAGDVIDSEDKMLEVVQMDDWQKSNKFFSLTVMQEDSKRLTDHYADYGYAFAEVDTKLIKADDGSDQVDVGYLVNKKQKVFIRRLMVEGNTKTRDNVILREMRLGDGDMYEGAKLRRSNERLNRLRYFGAVDMEIIPTGQEDEVDLKVKVKEANTGAIMGGIGYSSYYDVGVSASIMERNLFGRGYWLQLQGFFSWRRTSGTLSFTNPRVYDTDLSFGNDIYYTHDYWDNFTKDTIGDTIRFGYPIGEYTSVGAGYRLERYNLYDVNDNSSPYIRNYKGINWTSAVSGRILRDTTDNKERPTKGTIARLWAEYGGGGLGGTDNFIKSVADWQGFWSFNPQNTVHLRGRVGGVFQNTSDEVPVFERFWVGGMDTIRGYTYSDLSPRDYKYGGEQIGGDRMAVANLEYIWTFQKDLGLALVPFVDSGFNIDSKTMGNEWDRYIVASTGMELRWRSPMGDLRIAYGIPLVQDYDKEMPPGRIEFSMGQFF
- a CDS encoding glycine cleavage system protein R, producing MHKYTASFLGRDCPGVVAAVSRILEENGCNIEEVTQTILSGEFAAIFVVAAPDGVDAESLRQRLSASLAEAKVDLSVLVRPAIKGQWGQSLHCEPFVVTADGPDKPGLIAAMSRVFARHDVNIENLKAILGEDGTNQALFVFEVMVPDSVDLGRLRRELSCEGQSRDLRVSVQHRDIFEAVHRVSSY
- a CDS encoding lipoprotein-releasing ABC transporter permease subunit yields the protein MSFELFVALRYLFSRRKQTFIYIISLMSILGVALGVGALVVVLGVYNGLTTDMRDKILGANAHAIVMSYLPSAFENDDGLLDRVRAVKGVTGATPFIYTEVMLSAGNGVKGVVLRGIDPESGPHVLSMLRQMRTGSAADLQKEGTPGLIIGEELAKRLGLAEGSRVNLLSPSGQKTASGYAPRIRPFEVVGIFKTGMFEYDSSLAFVSLGAARDVLGLPEKYLSGVELTVDDLFKADQTSTRVATELGSPFYVRSWMEMNANLFAALKLEKIGMFILLTMVVLIGSFSIVTTLVMLVMEKTRDIAIMMSMGATRGMIRRIFMLQGSIIGVVGTLLGYAFGLSLGWLLKRYQFIKLPENVYTLDHLPISITVTDVLIVGASAMLLCFLATLYPARQAARLEPAEALRYE